In Columba livia isolate bColLiv1 breed racing homer chromosome 8, bColLiv1.pat.W.v2, whole genome shotgun sequence, a single genomic region encodes these proteins:
- the TSPAN1 gene encoding tetraspanin-1: protein MGCFTFIKVMMILFNLAIFLGGGTLLGVGIWVSVDGQSFVNIFGALSSSVLQVVNVGYFLIVIGSILLVIGFLGCCGAQKESKCLLIMFFSVVLIIFIAEIAAAVVALAYTGLAETLLTTAVTPLLKEKYGTDTSFTEIWNITMNEVKCCGLTNYTDFTGSPWNKENNGYPPACCDNQSPCNETLAAERNVTGCFHQILEEIRTNAGVVGGVAAGIAALEIASMAVSMYLYCHLDKK, encoded by the exons ATGGGGTGCTTCACCTTTATCAAGGTCATGATGATCCTTTTCAACCTGGCCATATTC CTCGGTGGTGGAACCCTCCTGGGAGTTGGCATCTGGGTCTCCGTGGATGGACAGTCGTTCGTGAACATATTCGGGGCACTTTCCTCTAGCGTCCTGCAGGTTGTGAATGTGGGATACTTCCTCATCGTCATTGGTTCCATCCTCCTGGTGATTGGCTTCCTTGGGTGTTGCGGTGCCCAGAAGGAGAGCAAGTGTCTCCTGATTATG TTTTTCTCAGTGGTGCTGATCATCTTCATCGCTGAAATTGCTGCTGCCGTGGTGGCTCTGGCCTACACAGGACTT GCAGAGACGCTGCTGACCACTGCGGTGACCCCTCTCCTGAAGGAGAAGTATGGGACAGATACTAGTTTCACAGAGATCTGGAATATCACTATGAATGAG GTCAAGTGCTGCGGCCTGACTAACTACACAGACTTCACTGGCTCCCCCTGGAATAAGGAAAACAATGGATACCCGCCGGCCTGCTGTGACAACCAGAGTCCCTGCAACGAGACACtggcagcagaaagaaatgtCACG GGTTGTTTCCATCAGATCTTGGAAGAAATCAGGACTAACGCGGGTGTGGTGGGCGGCGTGGCAGCTGGCATCGCTGCCTTGGAG ATCGCATCCATGGCTGTTTCCATGTACCTGTACTGCCATCTGGATAAGAAATGA